ATcttaaattgttttaattagTTTGCAAGTTTTATAGCTAATGGGTTCTCGAAACCCATCGGCTGCTGACTGGAACCTATCGTCAGCTCAGCAGTGGGTTTCAGCCAgccatgatttatttttttattttttattttttatttttttgttgttatttagataaatttatttttaattatcttaatttaagTTAATCACAGTTTAAGTAACAGAGTTTTGTAACGGAGAAGTAAATTtgtggaaaaatttaaattacagtGACCACCTCAATTGCTATACTACTAAAAGCTTCTGCCCAAATGACTCAGccaacaaataatttaaataataataataataatagtaaagaCGGGGAAGAGAAGAGCCACCCGTGCAAGGGTGGATAAACAAATAGGTGGGGGAACTGTCGCTATCTTGCACCACAAGGCAGGGGTGCGCAGTGCGcacatgaaaaggaaaaatacatTATGAATGGTACAAGTGGACCAGCAGCACACGTGCAAGCCTTGACAAAAACTTTTTTAAGTATAATATATTTAAGGTAAAACCCCCCCAAAAGCGGATATATACAAGGAAtccccccctcccctcccctcccctcagTTTCCCACTTTTACACCCTCCAAAAGTGGCCCCCCCACCaccaatgaaaaaaaaagtgattttgACAGCTTTCTTGTCCGATCtccatgtgtgtgtgtttttacCAGAGCTATCATAATATCAATAAAAAGGTCACATCTTTCCattagttcttcttcttcttctttgaaaaGTAATTGAATATTTTACTTTGTTacactttttattatatttttatcgaGTTTATAAGATAAAAGTAGAACatcattaaatttattgattacAAATGAATATTGCTTTAACTCTAGGAGTCACCAAGTGAATCTTGTCTAGTCTAGTCTAATCTTATAAGTAGTGAGAGAATGAATTGGGTAggattagataatatatatggtgtcacttaattatttttttttgtttatattttatttttttaatgaaaacaaaaattacaagaTTTACTACcttcaaaatgtatatattacttaataatatattagtattaaGCTGGTtcaatttactgaataatcaaatttattgaataaaatattataaaataattttttttaaatttttaaaataaacatattttttaattttctgttttgaaaagtaatttttcaaaagaataggaagaatgcattttcaacaattttaaaataaacactcgaaacacaaaaataaaaataaattcaaaactaaaaactaaaaattaaaatacgaaAGAGAACACCATCTTAGTATTCTTAAAAgtgtcattattttattttttaagattttgtaattatcttGATCACATGAATTAGGAGTTTGTCGAGATAAGAAACTATATAATTCTATTAAAAGAGATCGTTAATAAGATTTTACCTAAAATGCATTAATAGCCTAAcaaatcatttataaaaaaagtcCACTGGTGAGGTGTCACTAGAGGCGAACCCAATTGGGTTGTCGACTTACAAAAACCACGcttaatgtttgaaaaataataataatctcctcttttgttaaataaaatgactaaataattattttactcttttttgttatctttttctctcttgtctcatttaaaaaaaaataaaaataaaataatcagagATCCTTAGTTTCTGGGGACCACTAGATATCTAGGATCGAATCAAACTTAGAAATTTAATCCAAATTCAATCGTAAATCAAGATGAAAGTGAAAGAACACTATGTGATAAACTATTAAGGTGAGGGAAAGAGACATACTTTTATACTAGATATCATTGCTGACACCatgaagtttttttattttttatttttatttttctcatcattGTTGAAAAAacctttttataaattaaaagagTTTGATTTGCAAGGAGAAcgagaaaaacaagaaaagagaggaGTAGTGGAGAAACATTATTGCCACAGTTGGTGGGGAGATAGAGAGTTTATGAGgccagagaaaaaaaaaatcagaaaggaattttttaaaaatataaaagtattttaattattttaaaatatttaattaaaattaattaacaataagaaaaaaattacaatataataTTAAACCTTACGAGCACTTCTTGTATTTTTTCAAATGTCAagtaatttttacaattattttaaGCCTTAAGAGTATCATCTATAATCTTTCCTTATctatatttgttatattatactattatatTAGCAAATACCTGTTAATAATAAAGTATTTTCTTgaaatacattttatatttgaaaaaacaaaaaataaatttagtcaTGTcgacaaattttgaatttataacttttaaataataaccaatttatgaaataaatttattactaTACTGATAcccaatttatttaaatatttatctaaaaattaaaaaataaagaaaaaatttcaaatgctacctaataaattattatttaaaatttattattttctttgtaaatatCCAACATGTACCTCTTAATAACAATGTAATTAAAATGTGACACCACGTTTACCGTAAATATTTTGACCACCGCAATAACGGAAGTCACGTGACAAGAATGAAGTGCACGGTGCGCACAAACACAACACCGCAGGGGCACCCAGCCAACATTGAATAAGGGGGTGCACCCTGCGCCACCCCGTGTCAGTTCTCTCCCCCAAAAGCATTGTTCTCTATCCTGCGCCGCAGCTCGTAAATCCGAACCGAACCCGAGGGCAGCCTCGTCAATTCATGCCGACACTAAATCACAAGCATTATCCACTAAACACGCCTCGCCTCTCCTTATTTTCACAAATCTTTGTTATATTACGTTCTCTGGCCCCCACTTtctaaataattacaaaataacagccagagagagaaaatcaataataaaaaaattggagtgagagagagagagagagagagagagagttcgatTTCGGTTCATTTATAACTGTAAGCCACgatttcttgcttttcttgcttCTTCCAATTCCGGCGAAATCGTCTGTTTCCGGGAAAAGAATCGTCCTGTTCCGGTGGGGTCGTCCAGATGAGCGCCGTACGCAACACCGTGGAGACCGTGAACGCGGCGGCGACGGCGATAGTTTCTGCTGAGACTCGAGTCCAGCCTACGACAGCCCAGGTGTGTTTATCTCTATTcgtttgtttgtgtgtgtgtgtgtgtgagtctGCGTTTTACTTCCTCGATTCATTTTCTGGTTTCTCTTTCACAAAGGATCTGCTTTTGATGGCTTTTGATGCGGTGATGAGTGGTGCAATTGGTTTGAGATGTGACCTTCTTGAACTTGTATTGTGTTGGATTCCGATATGTGTGAGTTTTTGCTGGTGTTTGTGATGATTTGATGCAAAATTTCGCGGTAACCGGGCGTTTTCTTTAGAGTTTTGAAGATAAGAGTTATGTTTGGAGAAAAGCCATAATTTCTGCGGCAAGAACAGCctttatgaaaatgaaaaatatttttgtaagaagctataacttttttttaatgtattagAAAGTAAATTTCTTATATCTATGAACCATCATTAAAATtggaaaaacaattttttttatatcaattttatttacttaaaaaagCGTTTCAAGCTATCCAGCGTTCGGGACAAGTAGGCACTATGCAGTTAGAGAGATGTTGCTTATCTTAGTTTTATGTTCTGTTATCGAGGAGGTTCATAGCTAAAGAAAGAAAGCTTCAAAGTTAAGATCCTTTATGTGCGTCTTTTAGTACCCCCAGAAGCAAATTACGTCACAAAGTCCAAAAAAGTGTAACAGATGAGGAAGcgttttgtttctttccttttctttttaatccatTGGCTTCTTCTTTGCTAATTGCAGAATAAAATAGTTCATTTCATAATTCATATTAAAGTATCCAATAGTGAAAGCCTAGAATTTTTGGGATCATATTCATTTTACCGAGAAAGAtaccattttgtttttcttttcagttttcaatGGCTCCatggtaaattaaataaaatggagGTGAACCGATGGTTGATGCCAATGGTGACGATTTAAACTGGGTTATCTATTTCTCTCCTTAATTGGTGTTCATTCCATAGATTTTGGAGATAAAGATTGATTCACTCGAATATATGGTCGAGAACATAAATCTAAGTGTCCGAATAGCATTTTAGTAAATCTAATGGGATATTTCTCTCTCAACGATAAGCATATGTAGATGTCCGGAAAATTCCTGCTCGAGAAAAATAGATTAGGATAATTAGTTGATCATGTAGCTTGGTTTCCCTTTCTAAAGTACATGCACATTTTTGTTTCATCTCACCAGAGCATTATTGTTTAACGGTGTGCTTCGTTCTGAATGCTCTGATTTATGACTTTATGGAGCAGTTTTACACATTATTGGTATAAGAATAGACCCTCCAGCCTGTAGACTAATACTTGCTCACTCGTGTTGCACATTTTTGTGTTCTATTTAGTGCATATAGGTCTAAAAGGGCGTAGGGAGCGTAGTTCTATGTATTTGCTACAGTTTTGACTTGGATATGTCAAGTCTGCCAGAGAATCTGCCTGCAAATGCTGTCATAACACTGCAGTCAAGGCATTTGGGTAGTTGGCGGATCTTGGCTTCAAGATTCAGTTTTCTCACTAGCTCATCCTTGCACCCAGAACATTAAAAAATTGTTAAGTAAAAAGTACAAGTGAGAGaaggaaattctaagttagctCTGAGTCAAATTCTTATTCTTTTGATGTTGGTTACAGATGGAGTTACGTATGCTATATTTGGAGACTTGTTCAGGTTTAATCATGTCAAGATTCACTTTTCTCACCGTCTCACTCCTCCAcccaaaagattaaaaaaatcaaaaagtaaAAAGTAAAGTGAGTAGAAAATTCAAGTCAGTTCTGAGTCAAATTCTTATGATGTTGGTTAGCATGGAGTTGCTTGTGCTACATTTGGAGGCTTGTTCGGCTTTAATCGACACTTTGATTAGCCAGAGTTAGGCTGGATCCGCAGATTCTTTATATGCCTGCGCTGCAATGTCAAAAGCCAAGTGAGTtgatagcaaaaaaaaaaaaaaaaaagccaagtGAGTACTATAGACTTGTGAACAATGTATATgcttttatgaaaattaaataaactccTCTTTCATCTAAGGTGCTTTTTTTATTTGCTTGAAAGATATTAGCTCAGTTTACTGGCTGAAAAAGCGAGATCAACaattattttatgcaaaaatatcaaTGCCATTATTTTACATATAGTTGTTTGACAACTAAAGCTTCAGCAAGTACCATGAGTCTCATGAATAGTTGACCTGGCCTTAGTTCAGTTTCACATGCATATAAATTTCATGGATTCCCTCCCACCTCCAATCCCTACAAAAAATGCAagtaaataaacaaacaaaactaAGTAGGGGATATTGCGTAAGAATAATATAACATGATAAATTCTCCTATAGGGTACAATTCAAACGTCACAGGGGACTTATTGAACAAATGTGTGGCTATCATTCCAAAGAAAAAAGTTGCACGACGAGTGATTTATAGCAATAATAAAGGCATCTGTGTTATATGACTTTGGTGGTGCGGTTGTTATCGGTTTCGTTGTCTGATTCATCTAATTCTCATCTCCCAAGGATATCAGAAAACTAATGAATTTCGTATTTCTTAAATAATCTTCTGATTTTCAAGCAAATGGTTCTTGTGATTTTTTAGGATAAAATGCTTTTACCAAAGTATAGAGCATGTTATGCATATACTGCAAGTGTAATTAGAAGTATTTTATGTGTAATAGTTTGCTTGTCCAACTGAACATATTGAACACAATTTCATACCATTGGCCAAGCATCAAGTATGGTAGGGGCATATTCAACAAATTTAGAAGTGCCCATGTAACATAGATAGGAGAAAGGGATAACCTTGCTGCATCTCAATGTACTGTGGGCCATGTTTTCCTGTGATATTAAGTGATGAAACTTTGTTACTAAAGTGTCTGAGGAACCCCCAGGTCTTTGTTTTTGATGACTCCCACTAGATGAATTAGGTTGGTTAGGATAGTTTCAACCaaatatttatagagtttttactatacaaataataatttcttcttatgTGTTTGCTTTAGCTCTGCTCCTGATAGATTAAAGAATACGCtgttgaaatattaatttcttattttgggaaattttttcctttatgaTTCAGAACTGGGTTCTGAAAGCAGAACTCAAATCAAGATTAGGATAACAGATGTTGAAACGAATTTCTGtcattttatcaaaattgttAATAAATTTGGGCAAAAGTTCTTTGTTTGCCCTGTGGCTCTAATTCATTGAGAACCTTTCTTTCTGgtgtttttaagttttattcCTCCATTGAAATAGTCATTGGCGCGACCATGTTAGCCTCCGAGTCATATAGTTTGGATTTTTGGAAGTAAGTCAGGTGTGAGCATCTTCTCTGGGTTAACtgaaatatttcatatttgaatgcACTTGTTATTGGATATGTCTTGCATCAGTTAGATTAAAGGCCTCATTTGCTGGACAAGGAAGTGAGCCTGGTTACTTTATCCTAGTAatattcttttttgttgtttccgAATTCAGAAGAAAAGATGGCGAAGCTTGTGGAGTCTATATTGGTGTTTTGGATCTCCTAAACCTAGTAAAAGAATTGGCCATGCTGTTCTTGTCCCTGAACCGGTGGTGCTGGGAGCTGCAGTACCTGTCACTGATAACACATCCCACTCAAGCTCCATGCTACTTCCCTTCATTgctcctccttcttctcccgCATCTTTTCTTCAATCAGATCCTCCTTCTGCCACCCAATCACCTGCCGGATTGCTGTCCCTTACTTCCCTTTCTGTCAATGGCTATTCGTCACCCGGTCCGCCCTCAGTTTTTTCTGTTGGCCCTTATGCTCATGAGACCCAGCTAGTTTCACCACCTGCGTTTTCTACCTTCACAACCGAACCGTCTACTGCTTCTTACACTCCTCCTCCTGAACCCGTGCAACTGACAACACCTTCATCGCCTGAAGTGCCCTTTGCTCAACTTTTGACATCATCCTTAGCACGCCGAAGGAACAGTGGGATCAATCATAAGTTTGCATTGTCTCAGTACGAGTACCAGCCTTATCAACTGTACCACCAAGGAAGCCCAGTTAGCCACCTCATATCTCCAGGCTCGGTAGTTTCAAATTCTGGTACATCTTCCCCTTTTCCCGGTAAGCCTTCTATAATTGAGTTCCGCATTGGGGAAGTGCCCAAGATCCTTGGCTTTGAACATTTCTCCACACGGAGGTGGGGTTCAAGACTAGGCTCTGGATCATTGACGCCAGATGGTGCAGAGC
This genomic stretch from Diospyros lotus cultivar Yz01 chromosome 1, ASM1463336v1, whole genome shotgun sequence harbors:
- the LOC127807720 gene encoding uncharacterized protein LOC127807720, which encodes MSAVRNTVETVNAAATAIVSAETRVQPTTAQKKRWRSLWSLYWCFGSPKPSKRIGHAVLVPEPVVLGAAVPVTDNTSHSSSMLLPFIAPPSSPASFLQSDPPSATQSPAGLLSLTSLSVNGYSSPGPPSVFSVGPYAHETQLVSPPAFSTFTTEPSTASYTPPPEPVQLTTPSSPEVPFAQLLTSSLARRRNSGINHKFALSQYEYQPYQLYHQGSPVSHLISPGSVVSNSGTSSPFPGKPSIIEFRIGEVPKILGFEHFSTRRWGSRLGSGSLTPDGAEPVSRDSFLLENQISEVASLANSETGSQHDNVTIDHRVSFELTAEGAAACLEKDTVLSIENVPERLPPHLASKSSSQEAALPKKTEECCKCCVGHALNATQGKSLGEGHEEQCPRKHRPISFGSIKEFNFDNTKEEISDKTNVSSEWWANEKVIGEELEPHNNWTFFPVLQWGVS